GTGCTGGCCCGCGAGTGTGAGCGGTTCGGGCTGGCCGTTCCGAATCCGGTACCGGTCATTGACCCGTACATCCTGGACAAGCAGGTGGACCGGTTCCGCCGCGGCAAGCGCACGCTCACGGCCATGGCCGAGCACTACGGCGTGGGTTTCGAGAACGCGCACACGTCCGCTGCCGACGTTGCCGCCACCTTGTCCGTCGCCGCGGTGATGGCGCAGAAGTACCCGGAGCTGCAGTGCGACGCCGTCACGCTCCACCAGGCGCAGGTCGGCTGGGCGGCCGGCCAGGCCGCCAGCTTCCAGGAATTCCTGCGGCGGCGGGAACCGGAAGCTGTGATCGACGGCAGCTGGCCGTTCCGTCCGGCCCCCGCATCCGCACCCCTGTCGGTCCTTGACCCGGCCTAGCGGGCGCCGTCACGGTTCTTCACAGGCGCCCGCCGTGGCGGGGCGCCGGTTGCCTACATGCCATACTGGATGTTGTGTTTGGCGCTGATGGCGCCCCAGGCGGACCGCGCTTCTGCGCGCACCTACCGTCTCGCGCCACGTGATTGGCAGACACCCTCCGCACGGCCGGCGTTTAGGCACGGCACGATTATGTGCCTTCCTCCACCATGCCCCCGGTCCGGCCGTTTACGCACATGACGAGGACCAATGATTACAGTTTCCGACCTCCGCAAGGTTTACCGGCAGGGTGAGCGCACCGTCACGGCCCTGGACGGAGTAAGCCTGCGCGTGCCGAAGGGCTCCATCCACGGCATCATCGGCCATTCCGGCGCCGGCAAGTCCACCCTGGTGCGGTGCCTGACGCTGCTTGACCGGCCGACGTCGGGCTCGGTCACCATTGACGGCCGCGAGCTCACCGCCGTGAAGGACTCCGAGATCCGCGCCGCCCGCCGCCGGATCGGCATGGTGTTCCAGCACGCAAACCTGATGGATTCCCGGACCGCGGCAGCGAATATTGCGCATCCGCTGGAACTGGTCGGAACCAAAAAAGCCGCCATTGAGGTGCGCGTCCAGGAGTTGCTGAAGCTCGTTGGGCTGGAGGGTTTTGCCGGCGCCTATCCCGCGCAGCTCTCCGGCGGCCAGAAACAGCGCGTTGGCATTGCCCGTGCCCTGGCCGCGGACCCGGATGTCCTGCTCTGCGACGAGCCGACGTCCGCCCTGGACCCGGCCACCACCGATGACATCCTGGACCTGATTTCCGACCTCACCCGCCGCCTGGACCTGACCGTGCTGATCATTACGCACGAGATGAACGTGGTGAAGCGGATCTGCGACTCGGTGTCACTGCTGGAAGCCGGACGAGTCGTGGAGCACGGCCCGCTGCGCGAGGTCGCCTCCGACCTGCGCGGCCGCCTGGCCAAGCAGCTTATTCCGCTGCCGGCCACTCCCCCAAGCCCGGGCGGTCCCGTGCTGGAACTGCTCTTCACCGGGCAGACCACTTCGGACCCCGTCCTTTCGGCCCTCACCCGCCGGTTCGACACCGACGTCAATGTCCTGGCCGGCAGCGTGGAACTCCTGGCCGGCACCCGTTTCGGCCGCCTGCGCATCCAGCTGGATACCCACACCGATATGACCGCCGTCCATGAATACCTTGCACTGCAGGGCGTCGCCGTGGAGGTGGCCGCATGAACTTCCTGACCGAACTGTTCGACAATCCCGGGATCACCAAAGCCCTTCCCGAAGCAGTGGTCGAAACCCTGCAGATGGTCGGCATCTCCGGCTTCTTTACGCTCCTGATCGGCCTGCCGCTCGGCGTTTTCCTGCACACCAGTGCGCCGGGCGGGCTGGCGCCCCTGCGCGTCATCAACCGCATTGTCAGTGACGTCATCGTGAACATCACCCGGTCGGTTCCGTTCGCCATCCTGATGGTCACCCTGATTCCGCTGGCCCGGCTCGTCACCGGCACCTCCATCGGCCCGGTGGCCGCCTCGGTGTCGCTGAGCATCGCCACCATCCCGTTCTTCGCGCGGCTGGTGGAAAACGCCTTGCGCGATGTGTCCGGCGGCAAGATCGATGCAGCCCTGGTGATGGGATCGACCAAAATGCAGGTCATCTCCAAAGTGCTGCTGCGTGAAGCCCTCCCGGGCCTCGTGGCTGCCCTGACCACCACGCTGGTGACCCTGGTGGGCTACTCCGCGATGGCCGGCATCATCGGCGGCGGCGGACTGGGCCGGCTGGCCTACAACTACGGCGTGCAGCGCTTCGACACCCAGGTCATGGTGGTCACCATCGTCATCATCGTGGCCCTGGTGCAGGTCATCCAGCTCGGCGGTGACTGGTTCTCCCGCCGGGTGGACCACCGGTCCGCTTCAGGCTCCGCACGACGGCGCCGCCCGGCTGCCGCGGTAACGGGCCTCGGGCCCGCCGCCACGCGCGCCGGCGGCGACCGCGAACAGACCAAGGTCTAGCCCCTAGTTTTCGGAAACGGTCTGACGGCCTGCCGAAGGACCGTTTCCGATTCTGCAGCCAGTAGCCGCTAGCTGCACAGCACCCGAACAGCGGAGTTCCGCCTCGGGTTACCCGAAAGGAACGCATTCGATGCGTAAAGCACTTACCCTCGTTGCCACCGGTGTGGCCACGGCTCTGGCGTTGACGGCTTGCGGTGGATCCGATTCCACCCCCAGCGCCGTGGAGAGCCTGGACCCCGCCAACCCGGTAACCCTCACCGTGGGTGCCAGCCCGGCACCGCACGCGCGGATCCTGGAATTTGTCCGTGACAACCTGGCCGAAGAAGCCGGGCTGGAGCTGGAAATCCAGGAGTTTGACGACTACATCACGCCGAACATCTCCTTGAACGACGGCGACAGCGACGTCAACTACTACCAGCACCTTCCCTACCTCGAGTCCCAGATGGAAAGCCAGGGCTACGAGTTCGAGCACGGTGCCGGCGTCCATGTGGAGCCGTACGCTGCGTTCTCCGAAAAGCACAAGGACGTCGCCTCCATTGAAGACGGTGCCCGTGTGATGGTCACCAACGATCCGTCCAACCAGGCCCGTGCCTTGAAGATGCTTGAAGAGGCCGGGCTGGTCGAGGACATCGCCGATGATTCCTCGGTGCTGACCCTGACCGATGAGCAGAACCCGAAGAAGCTGGATTTCCAGGAGAACCAGCCCGAACTGCTGGTCAATGACCTGGGCGATCCCACCGTGGACCTCGCGATCATCAACGGCAACTACATCCTGGAAGCCGGCCTGAGCACCGATGACGCGCTGGTGGTTGAATCCGTGGAGGACAACCCCTACGCCAACTTCCTGGTCTGGAAGGCCGGCGCCAGGGATGCCCGGATCGACAAGCTGGAAGAACTGCTGCACTCCCCCGAGGTGAAGGCCTTCATCGAAGAGACCTGGCCCAACGGCGACGTGACGCCCGCGTTCTAGCAGCAACGCGAAATATGCCCCGCACCGCTTTGGCGGTGCGGGGCATATTTTGTTTACTGCTGTTCCGGCTTCGCCCTGTTATTCCGGCTTTGCCTGCGCTGCAGCCTTCGCAGCGGCCGGCAGCGCCTCGTAGATCCGGTTCATCGCGGCGTCGTCGTGGGCGCCCGAGAGGAACCAGGCCTCGAACACGGACGGCGGCAGGTACACGCCGGCGTCGAGCATCGAGTGGAAGAACGGCCGGTAACGGAAGGCTTCCTGCGCCTGGGCCTGCTCGTAGTTGTGCACGCCGGTGGCGGAGGTGCCGAAGGCGACGCTGAACAGGCTGCCGGCCCGCTGGATGCTGTGGTCTACGCCGGCCTTTTCCAGCTCGGCGGACACTGCGGCGGAGAGCTCGGCGGAGCGGGCGTCCACGGTGGCGTAGACCTCTGCGGTGGCGGCCTTCAGCGTGGCCACGCCGGCTGCCATGGCGATCGGGTTACCCGAGAGGGTGCCGGCCTGGTAGACCGGGCCCAGCGGCGCCAGGTAATCCATGACGTCGGCACGGCCGCCCAGGGCGGCCACAGGCATGCCGCCGCCGATGACCTTGCCGAAGGTGAACAGGTCCGGTGTCCAGCGCTCCGTTGTGCCGGCGGCGCCGCCGGTCAGGCCCCAGTAGCCCGCCGGCCCCGTGCGGAAGCCGGTAAGGACCTCATCCAGGATCAGCAGGGCGCCGTTTGCGGCGGTGATCCGGGACAGGGCGGCGTTGAAGCCCTCGTCCGGGGTGACCACGCCCATGTTGGCGGGAGCGGCTTCGGTGATGACCGCGGCAATGTCCGTGCCGTGCTCGGCGAATGCCTTTTCGACGGCGGCAACGTCGTTGTACGGCAGCACCAGCGTTTCGGCGGCCGTGGCTTCGGTGACGCCGGCAGAGCCGGGCAGTGCCAGCGTGGCCAGGCCGGATCCGGCGGAGGCCAGCAGCCCGTCCAGGTGGCCGTGGTAGCAGCCGGCGAACTTGATAACCAGGTTCCGGCCGGTGTAGCCGCGGGCCAGCCGGATGGCGGTCATGGTGGCCTCGGTACCCGTGGAAACCATCCGCAGGCGCTTGACGGCCGGCACCCGGTCCATGACCAGCTGGGCCAGCTCGGCTTCGGCCGGAGTGGAGGCACCGAAGGACAGGCCCCGGTCCACCGCGGCGTGCACGGCGGCCAGCACATCCGGGTGGGAGTGGCCCACGAGGGCCGGACCCCACGAGCAGACCAGGTCCACGTACTCGCGGCCTTCGGAGTCCGTGATGTACGGGCCCTTGGCCGAAACCATGAACTTCGGCGTACCGCCCACGGAGCCGAACGCCCGGACCGGGGAGTTCACGCCGCCGGGCATCAGGGCCCGGGCACGGTCAAAGAGTGCTTCGTTGGACGAGGGTGCTACAGGTGAGGACATTACTTGCTTTCCTTCAGCCAGGCCGCCAGCTCGGTGGCCCAGTAGGTGAGAATCATGTTCGCGCCGGCCCGCTTGATGCCCAGCACGGACTCTTCGATGGCCCGGCGGCGGTCAATCCAGCCGTTGGCGGCGGCAGCTTCAATCATCGCGTACTCACCCGAAATCTGGTAAGCGCCCACCGGGACCGGCGACATGGCGGCGACGTCGGCCAGCACGTCCAAGTAGCTCATGGCCGGCTTCACCATCACCATGTCGGCACCTTCTTCAAGGTCCAGCTCCACCTCGAGGAGAGCTTCACGGCGGTTCGAGGCGTCCATCTGGTAGGTGCGGCGGTCGCCCTGCAGCTGGGAGTCCACGGCCTCACGGAACGGGCCGTAGAACGCCGAGGCGTACTTCGCAGCGTAGGCGAACAGGGACACATCCTGGTGCCCTGCCTCGTCCAGTGCCTGGCGGATGACGGCAATCTGGCCGTCCATCATGCCGGACGGGCCGAGCACGTGGGCACCGGCGCGGGCCTGCTCCACGGCCATCCGCCCGTAGATTTCCAGGGTGGTGTCATTGTCCACCACACCGTTTTCATCCAGCACGCCGCAGTGTCCGTGGTCGGTGAATTCGTCCAGGCATACATCGCTCATGATCACGAGCTCGTCGCCGACTTCCTCGCGCACGGCTGCGATGCCGCGGTTGAGGATGCCGTTGGGATCGGTGCCGGCGCTGCCGACGGCGTCACGCTCGGCCGGGATGCCGAAGAGCATGATGCCGCCCACGCCCAGCTCCACGGCTTCGGCGGCGGCCTTCTTCAGGGAATCCATGGTGTGCTGGACGACGCCGGGCATGGAGGTCAGCGGGTTGGGTTCAGTGATGCCCTCGCGGACGAAGGCGGGAAGGATCAGCTCGGCCGGATCCAGCCGGTATTCGGCAGTGAGGCGCCGCATGGCGGGGGTGGTGCGGAGCCGGCGGGGACGGTGCTGGGGGAAGCTCATAGAGGTAATCTGCCTTCCGGTAAAGAGAGGGAACTAGGTGGTAGGACCCGTAGACATAGCAACGGAGAGTGCCTGCGCTATTCCCGCCGGGGTCGGCTGCTTCGCCACAGCGTGCGGGCCGGCCCCCAGCTCACGCATCCGCGCGGCAGTGCTCTCGCCGATGGCCACCAGCAGTGTTCCGGACGGGAGAGGGGAACAGCGGCGTACAAAGCGGCGGGCGATGCTCGGGGAGGTCAGGACGACGGCGCGCTTCCCTGCCGGTGCGGACGCGGCGAACGCGTCGGGGTCCAGCAGGTCCGATCCCTCGGCGGCGGGGGTGAAGCGGACGCCGGGGGCCGGGTAGTCCACGGTGCAGTAAGCGGTCACCGCTCGCACGTCCCAGCCGAGCGAGGTCAGCGCCTCGTTCAGGGACGGGTCCGCGATGTCCGCCTGGGGCAGCAGCACCCGCAGGTCTCCGCCCTCCGGATCGGAGCCGGACGGGTCCGGCCAGGACGCCGCCAGGCCGCGGGCGGACTGGTCCGCTTCCGGCATGAAGTCGATGTCGAAGCCAATCTCCTCCAGTGCCTGCCGGGTGCCGGCGCCCACCGCCGCAATCCGGGTGTCCGCGGGAACGACGGCGGCCGGGCTGATGCCCAGCGCGGCGCAGCGCCGGGTGACGGCCCGGACGGTGGTGACGGACGTGAACACCACCCACGCGAACCGCCCGGCCCGCAACGAGTTCAGCGCCCGGTCCAGCGCGGCGGTGTCCACCGGGAACTGGAAGTCGATCAGCGGCATCAGGGCCACCTTTGCCCCGCAGTCCTGCAGCTCCCGGACCATGGCCGAAGCCCGGTCCGGGGTGCGGGGAAGGACAACATTCAGTCCGGCGAGGTCCGGGCCGTGGTGTTTGGCTGCCATGTCAGCAGGTCCGGATGCGTTGCATCAGCTGGCAGGCAGGTCGGTGAGCGAGGCAGCTCCCGCCGCCAGCAGCTCCTCGGCCACCTGCACGCCCAGCGCACGGGCAGCATCTTCGGTCAGCTCTCCGGCGACGGCCGTCCGGCGCAGCAGCCGGGTGCCGTCGTCGCTGCAGACCACGGCCTCCAGCGTGATGCTTTCGCCGGCCACGCGGGCCAGCGCTCCCACGGGGGCCGTGCAGCCCGCTTCCAGGCGGCCGAGCATGGCTCGTTCGGCGGCCACGGTAAGGCGGCTGTCGCGGTGGTCGTAGGCTTCGAGGGCCTTCGCCAGCGCCCCGCCGTCGGCGTCCTCGTCCCGGCATTCCACGGCGAGTGCGCCCTGCCCGGGAGCGGGCAGCATGACGGCGGGATCGATGAATTCGGAGACCATGTTCAACCGGCCCAAGCGGGCCAGGCCGGCCGCGGCCAGGACGACGGCGTCAAGGTCGCCGGGGGCGCCTTCCACCAGGCCGGCTACCCGTCCCAGACGGGTATCAACGTTTCCGCGGATATCCACAATCTCCAGGTCGGGGCGGGCTGCGCGCAGCTGGGCGGCGCGGCGCGGGGAGCCTGTGCCAACCTTCGACCCGGCCGGCAGTTCCACCAGCGTCAGGCCGTCACGGGCGCACAGGACATCGCGGACGTCCACGCGTTCGGGGATGGCAGCCAGGGCCAGTCCGGGGGCCGCGGCGGTCGGCAGGTCCTTCAGCGAGTGCACGGCAACGTCGCAGTCCCCGCGCAGCAGCGACTCGCGCAACGCGGCAACGAACACGCCGGTGCCGCCGATCTGGGACAGTGCCGCACGGTTGACGTCGCCTTCGGTGCGGACCCGCACCAGTTCGACTCCGAAACCGCCCAGCGCTGCCAGGGATTCGGCCACGGTGGTGGTCTGCGTGACCGCCAGCGCGCTGCCGCGGGTACCGATCAGGACGGGCGAATGTGCCACTACTGGATGCCCACGGTGGAGTCGGCGCCGGCAATCGTCGGCTTCTCGCCGCGCAGGTTGGCGCAGCAGCCGGGGCGGCAGACGTCGTACCAGGGACCGAGCTTGGTCATGGCGGGCCGCTCGGAGATGTTGTTCTCCACGGTACGTTCCTCCACGAGGTCCACGAGGCCCGACACAAAGGTGTCGTGGATGCCGGGGGTCGGTGTGCGGTCAGCGGCCAGGCCGAGTTCGCGGCAGGTGTCCATGGCCTCGGTGTCCAGGTCCCAGAGCACTTCCATGTGGTCGCTGACGAAACCGAGCGGAACAATGACAACTCCGTTGACGCCCTTGGCCGGAAGGTCGGCAATGGCGTCGTTGATGTCCGGTTCCAGCCAGGGAATGTGCGGGGCACCGGAGCGGGACTGGTAAACCAGCTGCCAGTCCATGCCGGCGGCTTCCGGAATCCGGTCGATGATGGCCCGGGCGTTGGCCAGGTGCTGGGCGACGTAGGCGCTGCCCTCTTCGAATTCGCGGTCGCGCGGGCCGGAAGCCTCGGCGTCCGCCGTCGGGATGGAGTGGGTGGAGAAAAGGATTTCGATTTTCCCGTCCGTGATGCCCCGGGAGTCAAGCTCCGCACGGACCTTGGCCACGGATTCACGCACGCCTTCCACAAACGGCTCCACGAAACCGGGGTGGTCGAAGTACTGGCGGACCTTGTCCACCTGCAGCTTCTTGTCCAGCCCGGTCTTGAGCAGGTTCATGCCCAGGTCCTCGCGGTACTGGCGGCAGCTGGAGTAGGAGGAGTACACGCTGGTGGTGACCATCAGCAAGCGGCGGTAGCCGGCGGCGTAGGCGTCCTTGAGTACGTCTTCAATGTAGGGATCCCAGTTGCGGTTGCCCCACAGGACCGGAAGCTCGACGCCGCGGCGGGCAAGTTCGCCCTCCAGCGCAGCCTTCAGGGCGCGGTTCTGTTCGTTGATGGGGCTGATGCCGCCGTTGGCCCGGTAGTGGGTGGCCACTTCCTCGAGCCGTTCGTCGGGGATGCCGCGGCCGCGGGTGACGTTGCGCAGGAAGGGAATGACGTCTTCCTGGCCTTCCGGGCCGCCGAAGGAGGCGAGCAGGATGGCGTCATAGTGCTTCGGGGCCATGCGGCCGTTTTCGTCCACGCCCTCCAGCGGGTTGAACTCGGCGGGCTCGTTGGAAACGGCGGATGTCATTTGAGTACCTCGGCAACTTCGGCGGCCGGAATACGCCGGCCGGTATAGAACGGGACTTCTTCACGGACGTGGTTGCGCGCCTCGGTGGAGCGCAGGTGGCGCATCATGTCGACCAGGTCAACCAGGTTGGGAGCTTCGAGGCCCAGGATCCATTCCCAGTCGCCCAGTGCAAAGGAAGCGACGGTGTTGGCCAGGACCTGGGGGAAGTCGCGGCCCAGCATGCCGTGGTCGCGCAGCATCTTGCCGCGTTCCTCGGCGGGCAGCTGGTACCACTCGTAGGAGCGTACAAACGGGTACACGCAGATCCAGGTCTCCGGATCGATGCCGCGGGCAAAAGACGGCCAGTGGTTCTTGGAGAACTCGGCGTCGCGGTGCACGCCCATGGCGGACCAGGCGATCTCGGTGCCGGCGAACAACTCGCTGCGCCGGACCTGGCGCAGCGCCGCCTGCAGTGCTTCCGGTGCACTGCCGTGCAGCCAGACCATCACATCGGCATCCACGCGCATGGCGGAAACGTCGTAGAGGCCGCGCAGCGTGACGTTGTTGGCACCCAGGCTCTCGGCAAGGGTTTCGAAGGCTTCAACGGCGCCGTCGGAAACGGGTGCTTTCGGGGTGGAGGACCGCTTGAAAACGGTCCATAGGGTAAAGAACTGTTCTTCGTTGCCGGCGGCTCCGGCGGCGCTCGTTTCCATCGTCTCACTCATGATTAACAGTCTGCCCTTTGCAAATGGGTAAGTCGAAACAATGCACTTCTACAGAGCGTAGAAAGTGCTGAACATCACACCCGCAGCAGTGCCTGCGACAGGCCTGCCATCCGGCTGCGGGTGTCGGCCGTAACGGCGGCCAGTCCGGTGCCGGCCAGCCAGGCGCCGACGGCCTCCAATCCGGGGACCTCGGCTACGGCGGCCCGGACCCCTGCCACCCGGTCCTTGTGTCCCACGGCTGCCGAGGGCAGGGCGCCGACCCAGCGGACCACGTCCCAGCCCACCACGTCGTCGGTTCCGATGGTCACCTGCAGCAGGGCCGAGGCGTCCGCCACGGCTTGGCGGAACAGGTCTTCGTCGGCACGATCCACCTGCGAGGGGCCGGCTGCGGCATCGTCCGCGGACAGTGCCCGGCCGTAGGACAGGCGCATCACGTGCGTGCCCGGACCGGTGGATTCGGCCAGCCACTGCCACTTGGCGGTGGCGTGGGTCAACGCCTTGGCGTCCACGCCCTGGACTTCGCGCGCCACCAGGACGCCGGTGCCGCGCGGCATGGCATCCAGTTCCGGCAGGTCCACCACAAGGGTCACCAGCGCGACGCCGGGACCCGGGGAGGGGCGGTAGGCCGACACTTCCGGCAGTGCCTGGGACATCAAGTCCACTGCGGCGGGGCCGTCGGAAGCCACAACCACGGCGTCGGCGTCGAGCTCCTGCGTCCCTGATCCGTCAGTGACGCGCACCCGCCAGCCGGCGTCACCGCGGACCAGCGCCTCGGCGCGGGTTCCGGTGAGCAGGCGCACACCTGTTTTTTCCAGGTCCCGGACCAGGGCGTCGGTGAGCGTGCCCATGCCGCCTCGGAGCCCGGCCACGGCCGAACCGGCGGGAGCGGCGGCGCGCAGGGCACCGGCTGCTGCGGCAAGGGAACCGTGGCGGGCCACGGCGGCACGCAGTCCCGGCGCCACCGAATCAACGTCCAGCGCATCCGGATCGGAGGAATAAACGCCGCCCACCACGGGGGCAACCAGCCGGCGGAGTACTGCCTCCCCCATGCGGGTGCGGACCAGTTCGCCCAGGCTCATTGACTCCCGCCGGTTCAGGGAGCCAACCGGCAAAACCTTGTCCAGGGCGGCACGGGCCGCACCCACGCGTCCCAGGGCGTGGACAATGTCCGGGTCCCGCGGATCGGCGGGGATGCCCAGGATGCCGCTGGCAGGCATCCGCTGCGCTCCCGAGGGGAGGTCCTCCGCGGGCAGCTGCAGCCAGGAACCGCCGGGATTGGGCAGGACCACGGCGTCCGCCAGGCCCAGTTCATTGATCAACTCCGGGACGGCGGTGGACCGGGTGGCGAAGGATTCGGCGCCGCTGTCCAGGCGGATGCCGGCTACTTCGTGCCCGCCGACGCAGCCGCCAAACCGGTCCGCTGCTTCGAGGACCGTGACGCTGATCCCGGCACCGGCCAGGTCACGCGCCGCGATCAGGCCCGAGATGCCGCCGCCTACGACAACGGCCGAGCGACCGGCGGTGCCGGGCCGGGCAGCGGCTTTGCCGGACTTGTCCGGTTTGGCAAGGAAACGGTTGGGCATGGTTACGGCTCCACCGAATGAATCAGTTCAACCACCCGCGTCAGTACGGCGGCATCGGTTTCCGGCGGCACGCCGTGGCCCAGGTTGACCACGTGCCCCGGGGCGGAGGCACCGGCGGCGAGGACGTCGCGCACGTGCGCTTCGAGGATGGGCCAGGGGGCGCTGAGCAGTGCCGGATCAATGTTGCCCTGCAGCGGCGTCGTGCCCCCGAGCCGGCGGTTGGCTTCGTCCAGCGGCAGCCGGTAGTCCACGCCTACCACGTCCACGCCGACGTCGCGCATGGCTACCAGCAGTTCCGAGGTGCCGGTACCGAAGTGCACCAGGGGTGCGCCGAGGCCGCGCACATGGTCCAGGGCGCGCGCCGAGGCGGGCGCCACATGTTTGACGTAGTCAGCCAGGCCCAGGGAACCGGCCCAGGAGTCGAAGAGCTGCCCGGCACTGGCACCGGCTTCAAGCTGCGCGCGCAGGAACATGCCCGAGGCGTCAGCCGCCCAGTTGGTCAGCGCCTGCCATGCATCAGGGTCGGCGTGCATCATGGTGCGCGGGCCCAAGTGGTCCCGTGAGGGCTTGCCTTCCACCATGTAGGCGGCAAGGGTGAACGGGGCACCGGCGAATCCGATCAGCGGCTTGCTGCCCAGTTCCGCGACGGTCAGCCGAACCGCTTCGCGGATGGGTTCCAGCGCCTCTTCGGTCAGCTTCGGCAGGGCGGCGACGTCGGCCGCAGTGCGCACGGGCGACCCGAGGACGGGTCCGACGCCGGGGACAATGTCCACGTCCACGCCGGCCAGCTTCAGCGGAATCACAATGTCGGAGAAGAAAATGCCGGCATCCACGTCGTGGCGGCGAACCGGCTGCAGGGTGATCTCCGCTGCCAGCTCCGGCCGCAGGCAGGATTCCAGCATGCCGATCCCCTGCCGGGCCTGCAGGTATTCAGGCAGGGACCGTCCGGCCTGACGCATGAACCATA
This Arthrobacter sp. zg-Y20 DNA region includes the following protein-coding sequences:
- a CDS encoding 3'-5' exonuclease — translated: MNSWHELPRAAFDLETTGRDPQTARIVTASIILVNGRGETLQHHEWLACPEIPIPEEAAAIHGISNERARAEGGDPAAVTAEVADVLAGMFAAGIPVLAFNACYDFTVLARECERFGLAVPNPVPVIDPYILDKQVDRFRRGKRTLTAMAEHYGVGFENAHTSAADVAATLSVAAVMAQKYPELQCDAVTLHQAQVGWAAGQAASFQEFLRRREPEAVIDGSWPFRPAPASAPLSVLDPA
- a CDS encoding uroporphyrinogen-III synthase, producing the protein MAAKHHGPDLAGLNVVLPRTPDRASAMVRELQDCGAKVALMPLIDFQFPVDTAALDRALNSLRAGRFAWVVFTSVTTVRAVTRRCAALGISPAAVVPADTRIAAVGAGTRQALEEIGFDIDFMPEADQSARGLAASWPDPSGSDPEGGDLRVLLPQADIADPSLNEALTSLGWDVRAVTAYCTVDYPAPGVRFTPAAEGSDLLDPDAFAASAPAGKRAVVLTSPSIARRFVRRCSPLPSGTLLVAIGESTAARMRELGAGPHAVAKQPTPAGIAQALSVAMSTGPTT
- the hemL gene encoding glutamate-1-semialdehyde 2,1-aminomutase produces the protein MSSPVAPSSNEALFDRARALMPGGVNSPVRAFGSVGGTPKFMVSAKGPYITDSEGREYVDLVCSWGPALVGHSHPDVLAAVHAAVDRGLSFGASTPAEAELAQLVMDRVPAVKRLRMVSTGTEATMTAIRLARGYTGRNLVIKFAGCYHGHLDGLLASAGSGLATLALPGSAGVTEATAAETLVLPYNDVAAVEKAFAEHGTDIAAVITEAAPANMGVVTPDEGFNAALSRITAANGALLILDEVLTGFRTGPAGYWGLTGGAAGTTERWTPDLFTFGKVIGGGMPVAALGGRADVMDYLAPLGPVYQAGTLSGNPIAMAAGVATLKAATAEVYATVDARSAELSAAVSAELEKAGVDHSIQRAGSLFSVAFGTSATGVHNYEQAQAQEAFRYRPFFHSMLDAGVYLPPSVFEAWFLSGAHDDAAMNRIYEALPAAAKAAAQAKPE
- the hemC gene encoding hydroxymethylbilane synthase is translated as MAHSPVLIGTRGSALAVTQTTTVAESLAALGGFGVELVRVRTEGDVNRAALSQIGGTGVFVAALRESLLRGDCDVAVHSLKDLPTAAAPGLALAAIPERVDVRDVLCARDGLTLVELPAGSKVGTGSPRRAAQLRAARPDLEIVDIRGNVDTRLGRVAGLVEGAPGDLDAVVLAAAGLARLGRLNMVSEFIDPAVMLPAPGQGALAVECRDEDADGGALAKALEAYDHRDSRLTVAAERAMLGRLEAGCTAPVGALARVAGESITLEAVVCSDDGTRLLRRTAVAGELTEDAARALGVQVAEELLAAGAASLTDLPAS
- a CDS encoding ferrochelatase, which gives rise to MAPKHYDAILLASFGGPEGQEDVIPFLRNVTRGRGIPDERLEEVATHYRANGGISPINEQNRALKAALEGELARRGVELPVLWGNRNWDPYIEDVLKDAYAAGYRRLLMVTTSVYSSYSSCRQYREDLGMNLLKTGLDKKLQVDKVRQYFDHPGFVEPFVEGVRESVAKVRAELDSRGITDGKIEILFSTHSIPTADAEASGPRDREFEEGSAYVAQHLANARAIIDRIPEAAGMDWQLVYQSRSGAPHIPWLEPDINDAIADLPAKGVNGVVIVPLGFVSDHMEVLWDLDTEAMDTCRELGLAADRTPTPGIHDTFVSGLVDLVEERTVENNISERPAMTKLGPWYDVCRPGCCANLRGEKPTIAGADSTVGIQ
- the hemQ gene encoding hydrogen peroxide-dependent heme synthase, with the protein product MSETMETSAAGAAGNEEQFFTLWTVFKRSSTPKAPVSDGAVEAFETLAESLGANNVTLRGLYDVSAMRVDADVMVWLHGSAPEALQAALRQVRRSELFAGTEIAWSAMGVHRDAEFSKNHWPSFARGIDPETWICVYPFVRSYEWYQLPAEERGKMLRDHGMLGRDFPQVLANTVASFALGDWEWILGLEAPNLVDLVDMMRHLRSTEARNHVREEVPFYTGRRIPAAEVAEVLK
- a CDS encoding methionine ABC transporter permease, which produces MNFLTELFDNPGITKALPEAVVETLQMVGISGFFTLLIGLPLGVFLHTSAPGGLAPLRVINRIVSDVIVNITRSVPFAILMVTLIPLARLVTGTSIGPVAASVSLSIATIPFFARLVENALRDVSGGKIDAALVMGSTKMQVISKVLLREALPGLVAALTTTLVTLVGYSAMAGIIGGGGLGRLAYNYGVQRFDTQVMVVTIVIIVALVQVIQLGGDWFSRRVDHRSASGSARRRRPAAAVTGLGPAATRAGGDREQTKV
- the hemB gene encoding porphobilinogen synthase, with amino-acid sequence MSFPQHRPRRLRTTPAMRRLTAEYRLDPAELILPAFVREGITEPNPLTSMPGVVQHTMDSLKKAAAEAVELGVGGIMLFGIPAERDAVGSAGTDPNGILNRGIAAVREEVGDELVIMSDVCLDEFTDHGHCGVLDENGVVDNDTTLEIYGRMAVEQARAGAHVLGPSGMMDGQIAVIRQALDEAGHQDVSLFAYAAKYASAFYGPFREAVDSQLQGDRRTYQMDASNRREALLEVELDLEEGADMVMVKPAMSYLDVLADVAAMSPVPVGAYQISGEYAMIEAAAANGWIDRRRAIEESVLGIKRAGANMILTYWATELAAWLKESK
- a CDS encoding MetQ/NlpA family ABC transporter substrate-binding protein yields the protein MRKALTLVATGVATALALTACGGSDSTPSAVESLDPANPVTLTVGASPAPHARILEFVRDNLAEEAGLELEIQEFDDYITPNISLNDGDSDVNYYQHLPYLESQMESQGYEFEHGAGVHVEPYAAFSEKHKDVASIEDGARVMVTNDPSNQARALKMLEEAGLVEDIADDSSVLTLTDEQNPKKLDFQENQPELLVNDLGDPTVDLAIINGNYILEAGLSTDDALVVESVEDNPYANFLVWKAGARDARIDKLEELLHSPEVKAFIEETWPNGDVTPAF
- a CDS encoding ATP-binding cassette domain-containing protein — encoded protein: MITVSDLRKVYRQGERTVTALDGVSLRVPKGSIHGIIGHSGAGKSTLVRCLTLLDRPTSGSVTIDGRELTAVKDSEIRAARRRIGMVFQHANLMDSRTAAANIAHPLELVGTKKAAIEVRVQELLKLVGLEGFAGAYPAQLSGGQKQRVGIARALAADPDVLLCDEPTSALDPATTDDILDLISDLTRRLDLTVLIITHEMNVVKRICDSVSLLEAGRVVEHGPLREVASDLRGRLAKQLIPLPATPPSPGGPVLELLFTGQTTSDPVLSALTRRFDTDVNVLAGSVELLAGTRFGRLRIQLDTHTDMTAVHEYLALQGVAVEVAA